Proteins from a single region of bacterium:
- a CDS encoding efflux RND transporter permease subunit, producing the protein MAWLVGVSLRHRWIVVGSVVAATLIGVAHLRRAPFDVFPEFAPPRVEIQTEAPGLSTEEVEALITAPLEQGLSGLAWATTIRSKSVSGLSSVELLFEMGTDLLRARQLVQERLALAAAPLPAAARAPVMMPAVSSVSRAMAIGIRSRTLSIMDLTELARWTIRPRLMAMRGVANVAIWGARDRQYQVLVDPTRLQIAGVTMDAVARAAGDATAVGGGGFFDLPNQRLPVRHVAAVTSASDLAQSIVTMRGSAPVRLGDVAEVRLGSPTPIGDAVVDDGPGLLLIVEKEPWGNTLDVTRAVDAALTDLAPALAGVDVDATIFRPATFVMRALDGLRSALVLGCLLVAAVLLMFFAEWRAALISAVSIPLSLLAAGLALTAFGGTIDTMALAGMAIAVGVVVDDAIVDVENVARRLHESAVGHDEARAALDIVWAASLEVRSAVVLASAIVMAVLIPAFFLPGVAGAFFRPLAASYVLAILASMVVALTVTPALSLLLLPPMAKRPRSPLARAFERVYRRLLPSLVAHPRVAIACSAVAVALSLLVVPFLGEEFLPSFQETDFLMHWVGKPGTSLEAMRRVTERVSAELRAIPGVRNFGAHLGRAEAADEVVGQNFAELWTSIEPTAHYATTVERIRAVIDGYPGLHRDVLTYLRERIAEVLTGAGATIVVRTFGPDMDVLRAKSREVATVLERVPGVTALRTEPSVLVPHVAVRWRPDAASIFGVTPGQVRHTVTALVQGLAVGEIYDHQRALPVVLLGTPALRSDPWGLGDVLVDAPDGTQVPLRDVAEIAVEPTPNEIRHDGGSRRLDVTCNVAGRDLGSVTREVDEAVRSVTFPPGYHPEVLGELAARQESQRRMLLLAGMALLAIVGLLHMEFQSWRLTGLVLSTLPFAAVGGMVGVVLGGGVLSLGSLVGFVTVTGIAARNAIMLLSHYRHLETVEGMPFGRELVVRGAVERLAPILMTALCAGVGLLPLIVGGNGPGREIEFPMATVILGGLGTSTTLNLLLMPALYAHFGRRAHAAFTEASDLD; encoded by the coding sequence ATGGCCTGGCTGGTCGGCGTGTCACTGCGCCACCGGTGGATCGTGGTCGGAAGTGTGGTGGCGGCGACGCTCATCGGCGTCGCCCACCTGCGTCGCGCACCGTTCGACGTCTTTCCGGAGTTCGCACCTCCCCGAGTCGAGATCCAGACGGAGGCTCCCGGTCTGTCGACCGAAGAGGTGGAAGCGCTCATCACGGCGCCGCTCGAGCAGGGGCTTTCGGGGCTCGCCTGGGCGACGACGATCCGTTCGAAATCGGTCTCGGGCCTGTCGTCTGTCGAGCTCCTGTTCGAGATGGGAACGGATCTGCTGCGCGCGCGACAGCTGGTGCAGGAGCGGCTCGCGCTCGCTGCCGCGCCGCTTCCCGCGGCCGCTCGCGCGCCGGTCATGATGCCCGCCGTCTCATCGGTGAGCCGTGCCATGGCGATCGGCATCCGCTCGCGCACCCTCTCGATCATGGATCTGACGGAACTCGCGCGCTGGACGATCCGGCCGCGGCTGATGGCGATGCGCGGCGTAGCCAACGTCGCCATCTGGGGTGCGCGCGATCGCCAATATCAGGTGCTCGTCGATCCGACACGACTCCAGATCGCCGGCGTGACGATGGATGCCGTGGCGCGTGCCGCCGGCGACGCTACGGCGGTCGGCGGAGGCGGATTTTTCGACTTGCCGAACCAACGCCTGCCAGTGCGACACGTGGCAGCCGTGACCTCGGCCAGCGATCTCGCCCAGAGCATCGTCACGATGCGCGGCTCAGCGCCGGTTCGGCTCGGCGACGTAGCGGAGGTCCGCCTCGGCTCTCCAACGCCGATCGGCGACGCGGTCGTCGACGACGGTCCGGGATTGCTGCTCATCGTGGAGAAGGAGCCGTGGGGCAACACGCTCGACGTCACGCGCGCCGTGGACGCCGCGCTCACCGATCTGGCTCCGGCACTCGCTGGCGTCGACGTCGACGCGACGATCTTTCGACCGGCCACGTTCGTGATGCGTGCCCTGGATGGCCTGCGGAGCGCGCTGGTGCTCGGCTGCCTGCTCGTCGCAGCGGTCCTGCTGATGTTCTTCGCCGAGTGGCGCGCGGCACTGATCAGCGCCGTATCCATCCCGCTGTCGCTTCTCGCTGCCGGGCTGGCGCTCACCGCGTTCGGCGGAACGATCGACACGATGGCGCTGGCTGGGATGGCAATCGCCGTCGGCGTCGTCGTCGACGACGCCATCGTCGACGTCGAGAACGTCGCACGCCGTCTGCACGAGTCGGCCGTGGGGCACGATGAGGCGAGGGCGGCGCTCGACATCGTCTGGGCGGCATCGCTCGAAGTCCGCAGCGCCGTGGTGCTCGCGAGCGCCATCGTGATGGCCGTGCTCATACCCGCCTTCTTCCTGCCGGGCGTCGCGGGCGCCTTCTTTCGCCCGCTCGCGGCCTCCTACGTCCTCGCGATCCTTGCTTCCATGGTCGTCGCGCTAACTGTCACGCCCGCACTTTCACTGCTTCTCCTTCCTCCAATGGCGAAGCGCCCGCGATCGCCATTGGCACGCGCCTTCGAGCGGGTCTATCGGCGTCTTCTTCCGTCTCTAGTGGCGCACCCCCGCGTGGCGATCGCATGTAGCGCGGTCGCGGTCGCCCTGAGCCTCCTGGTGGTTCCCTTTCTCGGCGAAGAGTTTCTTCCCTCGTTCCAGGAGACCGACTTTCTCATGCACTGGGTCGGGAAACCGGGGACATCGCTAGAGGCCATGCGACGGGTGACCGAGCGGGTCAGTGCGGAGCTTCGCGCCATCCCGGGCGTGCGCAACTTCGGTGCACATCTCGGACGTGCCGAAGCTGCCGACGAGGTCGTCGGGCAGAACTTCGCGGAGCTATGGACGAGCATCGAGCCGACCGCGCACTACGCGACCACGGTGGAGCGCATCCGGGCGGTGATCGATGGATATCCGGGCCTACATCGTGACGTCCTGACGTACCTCCGCGAGCGCATCGCGGAGGTGCTGACGGGCGCCGGCGCTACCATCGTCGTACGCACCTTCGGTCCCGACATGGACGTGCTGCGCGCAAAGTCGCGGGAGGTGGCGACCGTACTGGAGCGTGTGCCGGGGGTGACCGCCCTACGTACCGAGCCCAGCGTTCTCGTCCCGCACGTAGCGGTCCGTTGGCGTCCCGACGCCGCTTCGATATTCGGCGTGACGCCCGGTCAGGTGCGCCACACGGTCACCGCGCTCGTCCAGGGACTGGCGGTCGGAGAGATCTACGACCACCAGCGTGCGCTGCCGGTGGTCCTGCTGGGCACCCCTGCGCTGCGCAGCGATCCGTGGGGACTCGGCGACGTCCTCGTCGATGCCCCCGACGGGACGCAGGTTCCGTTACGCGACGTTGCCGAGATCGCCGTCGAGCCGACGCCCAACGAGATCAGACACGATGGCGGCTCGCGCCGGCTGGACGTCACGTGCAACGTCGCCGGGCGCGATCTCGGAAGCGTCACGCGCGAGGTCGACGAGGCCGTGCGATCCGTGACCTTTCCGCCCGGCTATCACCCGGAGGTCTTGGGCGAGCTCGCCGCGCGACAGGAATCACAACGCCGGATGTTGCTGCTCGCTGGGATGGCGTTGCTCGCGATCGTCGGCCTTTTGCATATGGAGTTTCAGTCATGGCGCCTCACGGGGTTGGTCCTGTCGACGCTTCCCTTTGCGGCCGTTGGCGGCATGGTCGGCGTCGTCCTGGGCGGAGGTGTGCTCTCGCTGGGATCACTGGTCGGCTTCGTCACCGTCACCGGCATCGCGGCCCGCAACGCCATCATGCTCCTCAGCCACTATCGCCATCTCGAGACGGTGGAGGGCATGCCGTTCGGTCGGGAGCTCGTCGTGCGCGGCGCCGTTGAACGCCTGGCGCCCATCCTGATGACCGCGTTGTGCGCGGGGGTCGGGCTGCTTCCACTGATCGTCGGGGGAAACGGACCGGGTCGGGAGATCGAGTTCCCGATGGCGACCGTCATCCTCGGCGGCCTCGGGACGTCGACGACGCTGAACCTCCTGCTGATGCCGGCCCTCTACGCGCACTTCGGCCGGCGGGCACACGCTGCCTTCACGGAAGCGTCAGACCTCGACTGA
- a CDS encoding membrane fusion protein MtrC, producing MRGDSGRRPRPALSPIAAALIAVACGRSAASRESAPAQVVVKDGLPSVEVSGEAEHRLGIVTVSVETARVGRLLTLAGDLLLPLARPDDRSNRSIFALMPMTTPAELVKVAETQIDADGQIAVANVQLDTARASLVRAERLLESRAGTRRALDEARAQVHLAEAGLRTAREKRALLGTSVFDAVQKKTLWVRVALYTGDLQRINHAAIAAVSALGTDTDDPPREAHPVAVPLSTNTAVGVVDVFYKLDDVGEGWRPGQRVRVAIPLRDSEDGVVVPAGAILYDVHGSTWIYVETAPRRFTRTRVDVRSIDGAGARLARGPSAGARVVTDGATELFGHELGDDR from the coding sequence ATGCGCGGCGATAGCGGTCGCCGCCCACGCCCCGCGCTGTCGCCGATCGCGGCTGCGCTCATCGCCGTCGCCTGTGGAAGGAGTGCAGCGTCGCGAGAAAGCGCGCCGGCGCAGGTCGTAGTCAAAGACGGTCTCCCATCGGTCGAGGTGAGTGGGGAGGCCGAGCACCGCCTCGGGATCGTGACGGTGTCCGTCGAGACCGCGCGGGTCGGGCGGCTCCTTACGCTCGCTGGCGATCTGCTGCTGCCGCTCGCGCGGCCCGATGATCGCAGCAACCGTTCGATCTTCGCGCTCATGCCGATGACGACACCGGCCGAGCTGGTCAAGGTCGCCGAGACGCAGATCGATGCAGACGGGCAGATCGCCGTGGCAAACGTACAGCTCGACACCGCGCGCGCATCGCTGGTGCGCGCCGAGCGCCTGCTCGAAAGCCGTGCCGGTACCCGGCGTGCCCTCGATGAAGCGCGTGCGCAGGTGCACTTGGCCGAGGCAGGTCTGCGCACGGCGCGCGAGAAACGGGCGTTGCTGGGGACATCCGTGTTCGATGCGGTCCAGAAGAAGACGCTGTGGGTACGCGTCGCGCTCTACACCGGTGATCTCCAGCGGATCAATCACGCAGCCATCGCCGCCGTCTCCGCACTCGGAACGGACACCGACGATCCTCCCCGCGAGGCCCATCCGGTCGCTGTCCCATTGTCTACCAACACTGCGGTGGGGGTCGTCGACGTCTTCTACAAGCTCGACGACGTAGGGGAGGGGTGGCGTCCTGGGCAACGGGTTCGCGTCGCGATCCCGTTGCGCGACAGCGAAGACGGCGTCGTCGTGCCCGCTGGGGCAATCCTCTACGACGTGCACGGCAGTACGTGGATCTACGTGGAAACCGCTCCGCGTCGCTTCACCCGCACGCGCGTCGACGTGAGGTCGATAGATGGGGCGGGGGCGCGATTGGCGCGCGGCCCCTCCGCCGGTGCGCGCGTCGTGACCGACGGAGCGACCGAGCTGTTCGGCCACGAGCTCGGCGACGACCGGTGA